A region of the Centropristis striata isolate RG_2023a ecotype Rhode Island chromosome 20, C.striata_1.0, whole genome shotgun sequence genome:
TTATCTGACCTTTTccaaataaaaagacattcTCTAACATCACAAAGGTGGATCTGAAGACTGAagaatgtgtctgtgtctcacatactgacagaaaatgaacaatatgcgatacaaatgcaaataaaatatgtgcagCACTTCTCTCATAAAGTGAGTAGAAGACTAAAGCTATACAGTAGTGAGCTGAGCGATAACCTCCAAATTATATTCAAATTTTCATCAACAATAAAGTCCTGAAAAGAAGTTAAAACATTAAGAAATCATTTCCCCATTAACACATCTGTAACATTTTGAAATGAAGCCTTTGAAATGACCAGTGAATATCGCAGGGACAATTTGTCAAGTAATGAAAGCTCATGAAAGTTCCACCTTTGTTTGTGATTCACTGTAAAGCAACATTTAACAGCATTcaacaaaacagctgcagctaCTCACGAGGCAAGTTATAGCAAGTTTTTCTGACATAAGCTTGATGCtggcagcatgaaataacatattATGTCTGTGGAAATGCACTTAGGGTTCATGTGAGcagtttgtctttgtgtgtaaaGTGAGAACCTGAAGCAGAATTAGACAGCATTTGGATTTCTCCACCCATGTCAAAACCAAGCCCAGACCTGCTGAGCTGTACAGAGCTGGACTCACATTCCTGTTTCCTGAAAGCAAAGTGTGTATTCACTCCAACAAAACACCAGATTTCAAAGCTTTAGGGACGATTTAAGGTTTTGTTGTAACATGATTTATctggcagttaaaaaaaacaaagacacattaCACCAATTATGGGAACATTGGATTTTAGAGAAACTAAATAGTGAATTTAAGGTAAGTTTTTTCAACAACGTATAAATAGTTTGCACATGCTAAACAAAACACGAGTTCTTTATGAAGAGAAACTGGTTTGAGTTGGAGCGAGTCACAAGTAAATACTTTAGGGAGTGTGGTTGGGAATAGCAGCACAAACTAAGCCTCCAGCAACAATTACTAGGAAGTGTTCACCAGGAAGCTCCTTTAAAGCTAGCAGCAAATAACTGCTGCATGTTGGAACCACTGGACTGGTTGTTGTTCACTCACAAGTGAAGTGTACATCgccgttttatttatttttgaaaggctTAGACACTCAAGagtgctgaaaacatgatttttctcATCACGGTTAATAACGGGATGCAGTTTTTTCCTTGATCAAACAACACAGAGAGTTCCAGGTGGACACATCCCAGTTCTTAGTCTCCTTGTTTATATAATACAGCATTGAGACGCTCCATCACAGAGCCGACACACAGTGTTAAAGCATTATAAAGGCCATATAAATAGTTGTGATATAAATATGTGCACGCAGAGAAAGACACGGTCACTTTGGGTGAAGCTCGTTCAGACAGTAAAGCAGGGTTAGCTTGTCTATGGAAGTCTGACATCAAGTCAAAATACTATGGTGGTCATTTTGAAAACCTAAATTTCAGAAGTGCAGTGCATCAACTTCTCCAAGCTGAGGCTCCAAGTGACCATTATAATAATATCTAAACTTAAAGCTGCCAACTCTTACGCCATGACcctgtttaaaaattaaatattcgtCACTTTGACCTTTTGGGAACGACCTAAAAATGTTCGTTTCTGTCACAAACTGCCTGCTCTAGAAGTGTCACTGGCAGGTCAGGTCAGGGCTGCTGAGCCAGGCCCAGATCTGGATCATCTCCTGCGGGGTCCTCGGGTGAACAAGCATTAAACTCTTGTAGGCGCAGGGGTTCGACCGGTACTTCTCCTCTATGTTAAAAGTCCTGAAGCCTTTGTGCTTTTCTGGGGCCAATCCTAGCTTCCTAAGACACATACCCGTGTAGACATCGTCTATCGGGTAGAGCGCCACGTGTTGTGACACATTGTGCAGGCGAGCGGCGATGTCACCAGAGTAAAGGTACCCACCTCCTCCTGCATACGGAGGGTACGTCCCGGTGTACATGCTCTCTGGGATGAAGTATTTGACTTTCTTGTCTCGGTGGGGCCCCGCGTTGGAGATCAAGTCACCTACAAATAGGTCCCTGGCTTTGGGCTCCGAGAGGCCCTTGAGGAAGTCCAGGATGCGGTAGGTGTTGACAAAGACGTCGTCGTCACCTTTGAAGATGAAGCGAGCACCGGAGCAACGAGTCTGAATCCACTCCAGGAACAGAACTTCCTTAACAGTCAAATTGAAGAAGGAATCCCTATAATCCCACTGGATGATGTCTTTATGGCGGGCACTCTCATAGTGCAGCATCCCGGATAGATCCGGGTGGTGGTCCCCAGCTGAGGCGTTGCCGAGAAGGAAGATAGTAATCACTGTCTGATTGGCTATAACGCCCGCCCGTCCCCAGGACTGACGGATGGCTTGGCGGCGGTCAAAGTGCGGTGCCAGGGACTTGACGGCCAGGAGCAGGAACGGCGGCTCCTTACAGATGTCGGGCTGGTCCACCATGATCGGGTAGGAGCGGCAGTGCATGTAAATCAGGAAGTCCTTGAAGCGGCCCGGTAGGGAGTTGTAGTCTTTCACCTGAGTGGTAACCCTGAGGTTAGGCTggcaggggtcagaggtcatacTGGTGTCATTAAGCCAGTCGGGCATATCTGCGGTGCTGTGGTTAGCCGACAGAACGGGATTGTGCTGAAGGTCCAGAATCTGTTGCTGGCGGTTCCAGTAAGCAGAGCTGGGAACCAGTTTGGTCCAGAATGGTTTGGAGGGGATCTGGATTTTGTGACGGCTGTTTTTGTCTTGGCTGCTGTGTcgggtgatgatgatgaagatgaaaagGTTGACCATCATCACGGTCACCACAAGCTTCAGCCTTCTCCGCAGCAGCGCCATGACAGCGTCCTGCACCCGTCACCACctgagcagaaacacacacacataagaaaTAAAGATGTTAAAGATAGGGGAAAACTGGACTCTGTACTGGGCTGAATGTGTTATTTCGTATTCAAAGTTTGTGTAGTTAGATACAGAAAAAACCTGATGTCCCCACATGTAATGACCAATGTGTCAGGGcttattttcttcataatatAGTTATATGGTGCATATGTCAAtagcatcaataaaaaaagaaaaacactacaaaatatacaacttaacccattgacaccgggaaagcattactgcatttctaccattaagaccgggagcgctgttgcgttattctaccatgaaggccgggacagcggatatgtcattttgtagtatttgtatttttttccacctattttcggtctcttggccagtgaaatgcatcagaacatgatcagaatacatgcgggagtgtcgcaatgcaacattggacttttccagaactttgaaatcatgacggaagacgactatagcggaggagctcagcagtaagtgacggaaacagcgccgatcatttaattgctgatccggactttgaaccctcggaaccaatcgaccgggatttatggatgaggaatatgtttttagactacatattttcaccaaagaacagacagatttgtggccatctggagataataataatattattaataatatattaatattaataataataataggctaattgattgtgataatcatataagaaatcatgactgtttatgtcttatattacattatgcatcgttgagtaccctgaaaagtgcaatatataaaatgtattattattattattattattatttttttttttttttagagtaggctaatgagaactatgtcttgttcttccagtggtcaaatcatgtttgcatcttgctaatgggcatgtattagtattatgcataggattttttattattacatttgctgagtttgttggtttttttttaaaatgtattgaaggtttggacaaataaactcaacttcgtatgaaagccacgggtataagctctcaaatactttttgaatttcatttttatctgctacagaggctgaaaaatctattatttagtaggggttgaatttccagaaaaacttcaggttttagggggtcatttgaaaatcgcccataggttttccaggcatttttttccaggggctttaggccttaatgggttaacatTAAACACGAGTGTAACACAGGCAAAGAAAAGGTCCAACAAAAGAGCAGATTAACAGCTCATCAGTTAAAAAACTGCAGTAGAGTGCAGATCTCCACCAGGTGTGTCTACTGAATTCTTCTAGTTCAGCAGCGGCTTTTCCTAAATTTTTAACTGATGAGCTGTTAATCTGCTCTTTTATCCCTTGAAAATCTGAAAATGTGTCCCTTCCAGTAGAGCCATGCACAGAACTTTTTCATAATCCCATTTCCACTGGATTTTGACCATGACTGCCTGCccctgcagtgtgtgtctgctcCCACACACAGCCCTGCAGAACAGAGATGAGCTCCTCATCTCATTCTTCTGTTTCCCAATGGTTTTAGTGATATTTGCGTTGTAGTGAAACAGCGCCACTGCCAGTGCATTACTAACGGTTCAGGCGGAGAGTGGTACAGCAGCATGGGAGATGGGAGTGAGGATTCAGCAGTCAATGACAGTAGTCACAAAAAGAGCCACAAAAACTTAAAGTAACCCGTCGCTCCAGACATTTACAATTACAAATGTAAGCATAAATAAAAGTACACTACAATGTGGCTTTTGTGTAAACTGCATGTGCACCTGATTCAAACAgtaacaaatacattttgatctttctgtaactttaaaaatataactaAGGAGAACTGAAAAAGCCAGTGACAGTGATGGATCACTACTGAATTAAATGTGGCTGTAAACGTGTTTGTAGTAGATGTTGCATGCAACCAAGCATTTTAAGAGCTTGGCCAGTCTTGAGAGAAACTGCTGATGGAAAAATCAATTGATTTTTCAGGGTGATGATCATGTGCTTTCCATTCCAGGAGAAAACAAGATAGCCATCATCTGTTCTTATGGTAAGTTAGAAGAAGCATAATTGGGAAGTGTGTAGATTTGTTACTTATCTGATTGGAACATCTCCGCACCAGTTCAGTTTTAACAAACCACAAGACCACTGTGACACAAGGTCATGTTAAGTGCTATggaaatgtcattttgttttttttgatatCTGATCTCTGAAACTCCTGGAAGAAACTTCAGCAAACGCTGAAATGTTTGTGCATCTTCGCAACAGCTAGTGTAGCCTCAGAAGGGTGTTGCTTGCAAAACAGGGCTTAAAGCCAGTCAACTACAAGTCAATTCACAAATCCCTTTCTCTCAGCTATTGCTCCCCTGCAGTCCCACTAAACCGTCTGTCTCTGTGATTGTTTTCACCTACTGTGCAACATTAAGGACAGAAGTCTGCAAATCAACAACCAGCAGATGTCAGGTTACCCAGTAGTCCGCCCTTGTTCATGTGTGCACTGATATTATCACAATCACTGCCTAGGATTTCTGGCTACACTCCAAACTAAATACAATATAACAATTATCCATCATAAAACAATTCACCTGATCTCTGTTATACTGTAACAAAGCACACTTGTTAGTCATTTGCACTGCAGCATACAGCGATGTGTTTTGCTATGGGTTTATGACATGTTGTTTACTTAATTTCAGTAATATAATGGCAGAGGACATTTTCAATAAAGCTGTTTGAAGATGTATTTTCACCTTGGGTTTTCCCCCGTTTTGGCCAGCTTCAattgaaccaaaaaaagaaatgtggatAACATGTGAGTAAAGGTTTTTAGCAGACAATACAGCCTTTCAGGAGGTTTGAGTCTGCATCAGGTTTCTGCTTTGGCACTCACACATCCTCGTTGATAACATTCTCCTTCCCATGTCTCAGTTTCTTTTCCTGCTCAAAATGCTTGTATTCTCCCTCACTTTCTGGACCTTCCATTGCCTGTTTCTTCCTCCTTTTTGTGTGGCCAGCAAGGCAGCTACATTGACTTTATGCCTGCTCAAACTCACTGTAGGGTTTTCTTTAGGCTACTGATAAACTCGGCTTTGAAATTTTCTTGGTAAACTTTTGGCCAGATGATCAGGAAACATGACTGAAATTAGTTGGCAGTAGAGCGATGACAGGAAacaaagggagacagagaaggGATCAAGTGATGAAGATCCAGAACCAACCTGGCAACTAAATGACCAACCAGGCAACAGGACACCCAAATTCAACCTTCCAATTCAAATTACAAGGCTGAAAACATCAACTACACAACTACacattttatatgaatgaatgtatgagtatgaaaaacactttgaagccaataaaaaaaaaggatgactGGAGTGGatgctgataaaaaaataaaataaatggcagttAGTAAGGAGCTCAGGCTCTGAAACCGAGCCAACAGGCCAGAGGGTGAGCTCTGAAAGCCAAAAGTCTCAGCATCTGGGAAATATTATGCTCATTTCAGTCAACTCCGTGTcacaaaaaggaagaaaaaaaaaaacacagccctGCTGGCAGCTCTGTGAGTGAAACTTTGAGCTAAATGTCAAAATCAGCATCTTCATTGGGAACCCATCCAATAGATATTTCACTCAAAATCACAAATGTCAACCTTAATCGTGGCACTAGAGGAAAGTCTGAATCACCAATAAGTCATCAAACACCTGGGATATTTCAGTTTGGTGCAGGTCTTAAGTTCTTCATCAAAAATAATCTTGAATCTCAAATCAATATCTTTTCATCAAGTAACTGACTAACTGCCTCATGATTGTGGCGATGGAGCAACTGACTGTGCAGCGTTGGAAATCTGACTGATTAGTATcatgatgcaaagaaaaagtaaagaaagaaaTTCAACACAGCATTACAGGGCTATATGTTTAGAAGACATTTTCAGTTTCTGCTCTCTAATACTTATTTTAAGTATcaataaaactaatttaaaacaGACAAGTTGAAATGATGACCTGACTCATGCTTCAGTGGCTTTATCTTTCTCTGATCTGCTGCCTGTATCCTCCCTGCCTCTGTATCGTGTTGCTCTCGGCTTCCTAGCAACAGCTCTGCACTGCTGTGCTCCTGTTTACTCTCGGTCCCTTGTTAACCCCCTTTTTTCATCACCTACCTGccctctcctgtcctccctCCTTGTTCCTGCCTTCTCTTGAGTTTTGCTCATATTTACGTGAAAACAGTGCAAAAGGCGAGTCTCATCCTTGCAGGATGATGATACTTAATCCTGAAGTTATATCGGTGTTCTTTTACTAACAAGGACAAGCACAGACACAGCCTTCTCTCTTTGGAAccccctcctttctctctctctttatctcatgGATGATTAAGCTTTCCTGTCCTCTGCATCCCCATACAAACAAGGAGACTTCTGGGAAATGAGTGGGTGGAGGAAGAACAACATGTTGACAAGACCCCAGCTTCCGGACGTCTAATTAAGCATCAGTAGCGCGAGGCTAAACATACACCTACCTGCATCAGGCTGATGGAACATCTGTGCATGGTTAGAAGGCGTTTGTTTCAAATGTAATGTGTTAACCAGGGTGCTGGAGCTGATTCGCCCATCAGTGGATCAGATTGGGCGTTGTTTACTACGTTTATGTAAACTGTATATAATCTTGAGAATTATTCCAAACACATTCCAGTTTAATGCTACAGAACAGAGCAGCTTTATGATTCGAGGACTCCCATCAGTTAAGTTGGAGGGATTTTCCCTCCAAAATGGAAATGCCAgctcatttccatttttttgctgctgtggtTTACACTTAGGCTTTCTTTGTGTAAATTCtgcaaaaactaaaatgttgcACGAAGATGTTCTTTATACCAATAGCCTATACAAGAACAGATTTAGATTCAGAGCACTAGGGATGAATCAGAGTCCTAAAATGTATTTCAGGAATGCAcaattgatgataaaaaaatgatattagTATAAAATTAAGAATTTTCAATTCATAAATATGTCTTAATTATTATAGACCAAGATTAcagaaacagttaaattgctattgattattttgttcaaaaacacaacatgtttATCGACCTAGAGTGACTTTCGGTATGAATCAAGCCTCCTTCCTGTCTTCTGTCCtgttacagatacagataattttGTTGTTGAGCCAATACAAATGCAGATACAGATCTGTACATCTCTACAGAGCATCCACGTGGTTCCCCAAGAAAAGATTTTATAGGCAAAAATGGTCCTGACAGGATTTTGTAGTGGCCCGATTGCTCGTAAATTACACAACCTGGAAGAAGGAGAAAGTGGTGCCTCTGTTCAGGGGAATATCTTTGtcccactgtatttttttttactgtatggaGACTAATTGTTTGTAACATATGCAGTAATGCatggcaataataataataatatatatattataataataatattgtatgaGAAAGGGAGATCAGATAGAGGAAAACAAAGGCCAAGAGAGGTAAAACCATCACAACAAAAAGCATAACAACCATCTTAATCTAGCTCTGTCCACTCTgactatgatgatgatgatttgggGTATGATAATATGAAAATGCTACATTTGTTACATGTTCATCAGTACAAAAAGTGTGAGTTACTTTTATGTGATGCTTAGTGGGTTTTGCAAAGATTAAACCTTCTCTAGCCATCTATGGATTTATAGTTTTACTAAATCCACCTTTATTAACTATTTCCGTTGTACAGTCTATGGCTTCATTCACTTCAAGTCCACACAACTCACTGGCAGTTCAGTGCTGAAATGAGACGTTCAGTAAAGAACTATACACACTATCAGAAGCTGCAGAAATCAGatattaaacaaatattttttaaataattcaatataAAATGAACATCCTGTATCAAAGTGGATTAGATTCAGATTCAATCCAATTATAAATTTAGCGGCCTCCTCATGCAGGCCTTACGTGAAGCCTAAGATATTCCTGCCTACGGAATACACAAGTACCAACCAGAATGAATCTAAAAGCTTCATGATTGAAATGTTGGAATTAGGATGTTTTAAGAtggggatttatttatttatttcacaggtGAATAAGCCACTGAATGTGTCTCTGCAGGAGAATGTTGATTGATAGTCTTTATTTAGCATGTGGTTATcctaattattttacattaaataactaATTTAGTGTAGTATATTATAGTTATAATGTTAtgtatcataaataaataaaaagtgcaagctgaatttctttgataatttgttttttacaaattgGAATAAAAAGGAATCTTGTGTCTGGGAGCTGCATGTGCTCTACATACTTaaccatttacatttttacaacctccaCACTCTCTTGCTTTTtggggttcaaagggttaaagtgaatATTCTCCTTCTTTTGGTTGCGGTTTTACATCATGTGACAACCCCGCCTCTTTTTGCTGCAGGCTGGCTGCTGTGTTCTGTGTTGTATAGGCAAAGCGTGGTCAGGCCATTGTTAATTAGCAACACACGGGCTTGGTGttatataacatgaaaataaaaaaaaacaaaaaaacatgaatatggtCTCTTATAAAGCATTGGCTATTCTTCATTCATGCAAACACACTGGTACTACTGACTTATTGACTGCCACCTTGTAATCTTCGGTCATTAGTTTAAGTGAATGGTTTCTGTACTGTAAATTTCCATATGTCATGGCTTTTGAGGCAGCCATTACAACCATGAATCATAACTTAACATTATGCAGTAATTGTATCCAGGGAAAAAGGCTGAATAAAAGCAGAGATCAACAAACCAATTTCGTTTCATGTGttatctaaaaatgtatttatttatttatgtttttactatTTGCATGGCAACAACAGCAGAACAGATGGACTTCATTGCTGTTTTCAGTTTCATTGATCAGCACAATCAGCTCTGTGGCACACTGATTACATCTGGCAGAAATTTACTGGACAATGCCAGGCTGTGTTTAACTATGTGGTCTCCACCTGATAAAAGGTTCAGTGAGGTAAAGCATCTCACCTGTGCGGGGGAGGGGTGTGAGACTGCAGAAAACAATGGCTGTGGCAGATTAAAAAGggttgtgtgtctgcatgtccCCGAGATAAAGCAGATCTAAAAGGAGTTTCCAGGGCTCAGTTTGGACACATTTAGATAATTATTTAGGCAGTCAGGCTCCGATGAAATGAAGGAATAAGCATATTTTTGTGAACACAACGTTCCATATTTGACCATCTTCACACaaattgaatatcattcaaatttgaaacaaacagaaattgtAGCACTTTAAAGGAGACATAAAAAAGGCAGTGTTTTTAAAGGTGTGAGTGCACATCTTACCTGTGCAGGTCAGAGGGCCTCCTCAGCTTGTGTTGTCTTGgtgtctcctctcagctctcttACCCCATACTTAGCGCCGCCCTCTGGGGAACAGCAGCCAATGTGGAAGAAGGATCAGGAAGGGAGAAagtcaagaagaagaagatgaggtGGTGAGTCAAACCTGGAACCAAATAGAACAATCAGTGTGTCAACAGCTGTAAAGAGCTTAGCTTGAGGAAAATTACAAGACAAATATTAACAACATGAGAAGCCCCCTCTGTTCACGGTCACATGTGGAAAAGCAAATATGTACAAAAGAGAGGGAATGTAGCACTGAACAATAGAAGATGCGCAAGTGAACCAACATCAACAATTTTTATCAGCAGGAAGTAGagaatgtgaaaaatgtgtctTGGATTTAAGTGAAGGCCTATATTTTGAAGACCAGCCGAGCGTGGCATCATGCAGAATTTCAAAACAATTGAAGGTTTCTGCTTCTCAAATGTTAtggatttgttgcttttttaatttgtcatacGTAGTAGTGAACTGAATATCCATGGGCTTTGCAATGTTAggcagacaaaacaagacatttgaagaccTCACACTTGGCTGTGCGATATTATAGCTCACTGttgtcagcaaaaaaaaaaaaaaaaaaaaaaatctacaaatttATGGATAATGAGGATACTCATTGGTTGTGTTCCTAACTCCTATAAGCGTAGGAATGAACAACGTGCAAAAAGAGCAAAAGAGCAATGGACACTGACTATAATGGAGTCTGGCTTCAGTTGGATTAAATTGATACAGacttataatttaatttactaatttaacaacaaaaactaTCCAGTTCCTTCTAGTTTACATGGCTGCTGTGGAAATGTTTGGTCTGACTGTACAGTAACAAAACAGTTGACATCTCAGTGTTTTACATGACTCAATGGAAGCCTCATGTCTGGGGCTTCAGCAGAAAGGGTATACATGGTGAGTGAATAAAGTTTCTCCAGGAGATTCTGGCAAAGGAAATCAGGTTTCTCTAATGCCCATAGCAATTGCAGAAAACCAGGTTTCTCATTTACATGACGATAATGTTTAAGAAATCTGATTTTAGCAGAAACACGACTGGAGCCTGGATATTGAAGTGCATGTTAATGTTATGACTGACAGTAGAGTCCATATAGGCACAGGAGgaataaagacaacaaaaccTCATATTTTACAAAAGGGTAACAttcaagacacaaaacagacaccGTTCCTATATATAAAGTATACAATGCTGACAATTCTTGAGGCTGCCTTGCTTGAGGTAAGCCATGAAGAATTGCTGCATTCAATTGGGGACACAGAGATGTTCTTCCCACCATAGATACTGCTCTAATAGTTGTTTTCAGAGATTTTCATTAGTTTGCAGACATTTGTGCTCGCCCATGTCTTTTTCCCTCCCCAGGCTTTAGATCTCTTTCTGTTTGAGCCTCTCTTACTCATGTAGACATGCTGCTGCATGCACAATTGTTCTGCTCATCATCCATTGGGGAACTGATGGGTGAGCAGACGAGGGAAGAGTTAGTCCCTTGAAACAGATCGTCATGTGTAGTTTGGAACCATTTTGGATTCAGGGAAAGTGATCTTTAGAAAAAATGACATGCAAGAGATATGTGTgcaccacaaagaaacacaactaACTTGTTCCACCaccagaaaaacaccaaaaaatatgatatgataAATGCATGGAGGCCAAGTGGAACAATGTTTCTTGTGTTACTGAATGTCGGTCCTTGTTCAGACACTGTACACTGTGTTCACTGATGCACTGGATTGAGGTGAAGAAGAACCTTATTTTAAGTCTTATTTTGATACAAAAATCTGTACCTTAACAGGAATTTAGCACAATATGAAATTGAAAGCAGTGGTCTGtctatttaaatgtgaataataataaaaaatatactgtccCTATATTCAGTTGTAAGAAATAATTAGGATCTcaatattggacaaaacaattgcAGTTATTATTTTCACTGGGCTAGACAGGAGGACTGCAGATCATTTTTGCTAACTCTACTTGACTTGTACACCTTGTTCACGTTTGAAAAGCCAACTATTTTCTGAGCTGCtgtgattaaataaaaacaactgtgTTAACCGGGTACACATTGCTGGTAAACTCCCATCTAAAGCATGTATTTTAAGCCCGACTGAAACCAAGTACAAATATCCCTTTTGTTTATATGCAATGCTAGTGACTCTTGTCAAAGGAATGTAAAACAGTAAGGAGTAATAACATGGACGGCAAGTTTGTTAAACAAGCATGATCCAGTCAAGCACCAAACAACCATCAGATAAATCAGAATGGTCAAACACTGGCAACACATTAATAAAATCTTTCATCTTTAG
Encoded here:
- the b3gnt2b gene encoding N-acetyllactosaminide beta-1,3-N-acetylglucosaminyltransferase 2 — translated: MALLRRRLKLVVTVMMVNLFIFIIITRHSSQDKNSRHKIQIPSKPFWTKLVPSSAYWNRQQQILDLQHNPVLSANHSTADMPDWLNDTSMTSDPCQPNLRVTTQVKDYNSLPGRFKDFLIYMHCRSYPIMVDQPDICKEPPFLLLAVKSLAPHFDRRQAIRQSWGRAGVIANQTVITIFLLGNASAGDHHPDLSGMLHYESARHKDIIQWDYRDSFFNLTVKEVLFLEWIQTRCSGARFIFKGDDDVFVNTYRILDFLKGLSEPKARDLFVGDLISNAGPHRDKKVKYFIPESMYTGTYPPYAGGGGYLYSGDIAARLHNVSQHVALYPIDDVYTGMCLRKLGLAPEKHKGFRTFNIEEKYRSNPCAYKSLMLVHPRTPQEMIQIWAWLSSPDLTCQ